The Anopheles gambiae chromosome 2, idAnoGambNW_F1_1, whole genome shotgun sequence genomic sequence TTTATTAATATCAAGCTGCTGAATGACCGTAATGCACTTCTGGGCCTCCAATATTGACAGATTTAAACGCTCCAGAATAACGCTGTTGGGGAACTTTTGACTTTCGGCTTCATGCGCTATGCTTTGCAATTCCTCGAGTGTAATGCTACTCGCAACCGATGGATCAAGCACGTCGCGCACACGGAACAACCATTTCTCAAACGATTCTGCCTTTACCTTCAACTTTTGCACCATCAACGGCAACTCGTCCAGTGTGTACCGATACTTGAGGGTGTGGTTTTCCGGGGGGCATTCGCACAGCTCAGCAAAATGGCGCAGACAAGCTAGGTTCTTGGTGCATTTACAATTCACCGCCGAAAGGAAGCAGGTAGTTTTGCAAATCTCGCATTGTCTAGCGTCGTCCGTCAGCAGCTCAAATGCCTCCCGTTCAGCATTCGATACACCCTATCAAAATACACAAATGGTGAAAAAAGGAATTAAATCTCAGAAACCAATACAGAAACCTTCCAGTAACTCACCCATTCTAGAAGATTTTTTCGTAGTTTCTTCTCGGTGTCAACCATCTCTGCCATATCGATATAGCATGCTGTTGCAATACCCAAATTCAGCCTGTCTGGTTCCAGTGCCATCTTGCAAACGAGCTCATCATGAGAAAATACGCAGTACCGCCGCAACTTTGAATAGTGGTTGACGCACTCTCTGCCCATCTTCATCCAATCAGCCGGCGCAAAATTGACTGCCTCGGCGAAGTTGTATCCTTGGTTAAAGCCGGCGTGATACGCACGCGGGAATGTTACGACAAATTCGCCCGCGTGCTGATCCGTCCGGTAAACAGGGACGTTGGCGTTCATCAGAATGTTGGGATTCATAATTGTAACCAGCTGGTGCAGCAAATCCGGCTGCGAATGGAACAACTCCGGGGCAGCCGATTTCATCGCTAGCTCAAAATCTTCTGCTCGGCTGCCGGGTACACCGTACCATGTTTTCGGTTCTCCCCAGTGCAAATAGTTAATGGAGTAACTCCAGTGGTCCTCATTATGCCAACAGAACGTGGCAAAGCACATTCCAACATACATCCATGGTACCTTCATGCCGCTGATATCGGCATTAATGTGTCCAAGGATTGATTCGTCAAGCACGGGCAAATTATTGAGGTTCCAGCTCGACTCTGCATACTCCTGATCGGTGGACGAAAGAGACGACGACTTGGTAGGAAAGCCACTGCCATGGTCCATCGTGTGCAAGTCGGCCCCATACTCTACCGTCACGTCTTCGTCAATAGATGATACGATGCGCCAAAATTCCCTCTCCACCAGCTCGGTCGGTACGAGATGAACCGGCATGTTAAAGTAGTTCGATTTGAATTGATCAGCCATCTCGCCGAACTGCTGCAGTGTGTACTCACGTTGTGCCTGCTCAAACCCAAACGCTTCCACCGGTTTTGAGTGTTCCTCCACGATGCACTTGGGACAGCGCCAGTCTCCCTTCGGAATGTCTTGTAGTGGCGGCATTAGACAGAACGTGTGATACGAAGCATCGCATCCGTCGCACAGTAGCATCGATTCTTCGACATCACCACGATTGCACATATGACAAATGTACTTTGCCATCGGATCGTAACCGTGCGTTCCACCGACTCCAACTTTTTCCTCCTTCGACGCACCGCCGTTGGTTGCCGCTTGGTCTCGGGCGGCGGCCGCTAATTTACTCGCAAACTCAAGCATGCTTCTGTGTCGCAACTCTTTCTTGCTCGGAGACATCTCGTCGGATGAACCACGCACACTTCCACCGGCACTGCTTCCGGTGGTCGATgagggtttgctgttgttctgTTGCTGGGCAAACCGCTGGGAGCGACGAGCTGCCGTCATCGGAGGTTGAACCTGTTGACGTGACTCAATACAGTGCGGCTCATACTCGCAGTCTTCGGATGGCTCTGGGTCAATGTTTGCCAAATCCACCACCTTGCCCGAGCGATACACATCAAACGGATACAGCAATCGGTCGTAGTGAGTTCGCAGATTTGATCCAACGCTCTTGCCTTGCTGGTAGCCCATACGACATGCTACTTTGGACCATTTGCGCTCCTTTGTAACCACTTCCAGGCCTCCTTCTTGATTAACGATCTTATGTAGGGTGTACAGATCTAGCGGCTTTCTTTCCACCATCGGTATCTTGAGAGTTGTCCCTTGCAACTCGCAAAACTTGGCAATCTGATCGAGAAAGTTAAGTTTAATGCGTGTTTCCGCTTCCAGTTCGTTCAACCGCTGAATGCGTGGCGTAAAGGTCAGCTTTTCTACATCCACAGTGAAGGGAGGCTGCCAGGACTGCAAGGTGCACCATCGATCGCAGGATAAAAACAGAGTAAAATCgatacaaaaagaagaaacattatttttagtCGTATTCTTACACGGTTATCAGTTTCTAAGCAACCAAACAGCCACCCATCAAGAAGGTACGTAagcatgcattttattttacttttcaaaAACAACGTGGCGAACTTTTTTATAGATTTAATAATGGATGAAcaataagaaagaaaaaaaacaagctcctATATTGAATATACTCACGCTCGGTGGACGAATTTTGCAAATTCCGAACTTTTCTGCGGTCGGACGAATTTTGTTGATATACACGAGGGGATTTTTAAAATCTTCCTCCGACGGCTCGAAAACAGGAGCTTCCGGCGGAACATTGAATTGAAAATCATCGCACTTATCCAGCGATATATGTGGTCGGTGCGGATTATTGTGATGGTTCATCGGTTGCtgaggctgctgctggtctAGACAATCCGCATCCACACTCGCCACTCTGATATCGGTAGCGGAAATAGTTCGACATGGAATATTCTCAGCACTCAGGCTGGAAGAGGATTGTGGgtgtctgctgctgcctccATTCATGGTCCCAGCGGAGGCACCACTGTTCCCCGCTGTGCCTGTCATCGATGCCCCGGCGGGCCCATAGTTGCTGCTACCATTGGCGTAATTATCACTGCCACTGccactactgctactaccgCTACTGCCACTCCCGTTCGTCAAAGAGTTTTTGGACTTACTTTTCATCGTTCTTGGTTACTACCATAGCTTTCAGTGCCAACAGAACAACCGGACTCAAAGATGGTGTaatgcaattgatttgcttTACCACTCAACTTGGATTATGCGAAGCAAGGTAGACTTTTCTTCAACCAAGGACACCATACGTACACATTTTTGGGTTTTCTCTCGCGTTTTCCCCCCTACCGTTTCACTTATCGTCCTCCCTAGCGGCCCAAGCAATTACTTCACGGGCGAACATTACACATCGGTAACATATTTGATTGCAATTGCTGAGGCGGAAGTGAATGATGAAAAAAGGGCCTGCTGGATAATTCACTTTTGTTTGCACTTGGCGTGAAAGGCTAGCTCACATCGGTAGCCGATTGGACTCAGCACCAACGGAGAACCAATTGGCGATTGCCGATAATGTCTGGCCGACAGTTTTTCACTGCGAACGAGGAAAAATGAGTCGCACGCGAGTAATTTACCAGATTTTACTCTAATCTTTTACAACCAATCACGAAAACTTCACCGACTTTAATAACACACTACAAGATGCGAATTTTCACACGAATAACTGTCTGGGGTGGCAACATGAACGTATTTCGGTGCCCCTGCCTTTTTCGACGGCAGAGTGGCGTACGTGCAATTTGTTCGACGGTTCACCGTTCGGAGATTggcttttttgctgcaatCACTGGCCAGAAGTTTCGTCAGGAAGAACGCACTGCTAGTTCGATGAAAGAAAATCGAGGTCATTTTCGACGAAAGTCCGTTCGTCGACACGATACGGAATTGTAGCATCGATTTGTATGAACACAAGGTTGCCTCACCTAAAACAAGATGACAATTAACGTCTAACGCCATTTCATGTTATTGAAGTCTGAGGAACTTCCTGAAACGATTGGaaccccaagtgacatttgctcgaaattgtttttccatatctgctcgattagtacacgatacgcctgaaattgtaaatttgtgtgtgatcaagtgtattgaaagcgctaagatttggtgagttcgtaaatttgactttcttctatcgatgCACGATGACGTCGAGCTCATCCCAAgggccacaaatccactaaacggcttctaaacgactcaagttctctacctaaacggaatatagaaagacttcgtttagcagacggcaaacgactcatgcattctaaaaatagcgaaaaagctggtgacgctctctgttggtgggataccccaaccagttgagcttcatcacttggaggagagctttctcatttcctctgtactgttgtatggtttcgcattgaagttatgcatcgctagaactagaacggcgatacaattgtttaaccttcgtttctatgaccaaaaatacaccctcatctttatgaccacctacccgggtaggtaatACATTATATAAgggaatttgtatttttattagtCAAAAAATGACTTATTTAACTTATTCTATGCAGCTATAATAACAACACTTCTTTTTAGTTTATAAATTTATGAAGTATGGCTTTTAGTTACATAAATTGAATGCATAGCAATTAGTTCAACTGACACTAATACACCGCCATGTCTTCCCGACTGTCGGGGCAATCATTTCAATCTGTGTGACTTTTGAAGAATATTAAGAGCTAGAAAACTTTTTGAATAGATTCTATAAATATAACTACATGCATTGCTATACATATCATTACAACATTAGCGACTAATCGAAACCAAAATCCTTTATTGTATGTattacctacccgggtaggtggttatagaAGTAAGGGGtaaaagttgattttatttgttaaagcacattttaaaaaattgaaaaattctgaattttttaccacttttgtaaaacatgtttctCTAGGCATTCTAATTTTTTTGCATCGATTCGATAATCCAATAAAAAGTTATCATAAAAAGAATAAGGAAAacatacccgggtaggtggttatagaaatgaaggttaaatactaaactccaatgg encodes the following:
- the LOC1275113 gene encoding lysine-specific demethylase 5, which encodes MKSKSKNSLTNGSGSSGSSSSGSGSDNYANGSSNYGPAGASMTGTAGNSGASAGTMNGGSSRHPQSSSSLSAENIPCRTISATDIRVASVDADCLDQQQPQQPMNHHNNPHRPHISLDKCDDFQFNVPPEAPVFEPSEEDFKNPLVYINKIRPTAEKFGICKIRPPSSWQPPFTVDVEKLTFTPRIQRLNELEAETRIKLNFLDQIAKFCELQGTTLKIPMVERKPLDLYTLHKIVNQEGGLEVVTKERKWSKVACRMGYQQGKSVGSNLRTHYDRLLYPFDVYRSGKVVDLANIDPEPSEDCEYEPHCIESRQQVQPPMTAARRSQRFAQQQNNSKPSSTTGSSAGGSVRGSSDEMSPSKKELRHRSMLEFASKLAAAARDQAATNGGASKEEKVGVGGTHGYDPMAKYICHMCNRGDVEESMLLCDGCDASYHTFCLMPPLQDIPKGDWRCPKCIVEEHSKPVEAFGFEQAQREYTLQQFGEMADQFKSNYFNMPVHLVPTELVEREFWRIVSSIDEDVTVEYGADLHTMDHGSGFPTKSSSLSSTDQEYAESSWNLNNLPVLDESILGHINADISGMKVPWMYVGMCFATFCWHNEDHWSYSINYLHWGEPKTWYGVPGSRAEDFELAMKSAAPELFHSQPDLLHQLVTIMNPNILMNANVPVYRTDQHAGEFVVTFPRAYHAGFNQGYNFAEAVNFAPADWMKMGRECVNHYSKLRRYCVFSHDELVCKMALEPDRLNLGIATACYIDMAEMVDTEKKLRKNLLEWGVSNAEREAFELLTDDARQCEICKTTCFLSAVNCKCTKNLACLRHFAELCECPPENHTLKYRYTLDELPLMVQKLKVKAESFEKWLFRVRDVLDPSVASSITLEELQSIAHEAESQKFPNSVILERLNLSILEAQKCITVIQQLDINKIRTRTRNSLECAKYKLSMDELELFINEINNLRCVIREGDSVRELQRIGQEWLRQADKALKLRFKDTNVQQLNQLIEEGNALCIELPQIVELRDRLTQYKWYREVRTLRENTVDRLSLEEIKKLINEGMRILPHTVLEKELSQLHGIMLQIVDWEQSANQCFKTETQHKISEIDSLLERAQNIEEFLPLAGQLKDALHKSKEWLHAIETLESSKNYNFFHTLQNLANRAKLLPVEVESKLLCETIFGTTTAGGGCYNRNGGQMLLFNSMGFIGASGDEWRNKSSLPASSQKRKRNGSISNLDDPVIPGSGMETIMKKIKEDSSIAEQDKRLLRAKLLLDWNESDGGMGTSSDKNMLGRYDNMKQQQENRLNCSSGCDVVYHCAKCYEMVAKANVLRKYRHKQHHHHCRHHERHSKVKQEQNHQQHSNSNSLSSMEQLLQMKTLSEDDFLPEKEGASERTTAEGGSSFDDFSFKFGEHDEAEDELDDEEAADEVKAEDEDEDEEEAACLGPPGRNGCHGCKPPDEKERQPSALLPACTSARIKEEPLDDVEHLDEEEREMRHSSKVPGGEGAVTGATKTICPESTSQPLAVVSANGKSHANGANGVSTSTNASYPPHDRQRQEHNPQSNLTSL